A single genomic interval of Streptomyces sp. BA2 harbors:
- a CDS encoding uracil-xanthine permease family protein — MDLGVRWRLHGDGRTPAPGAVVRPDERLSWPRTFGLGAQHVVAMFGASFVAPVLMGLDPNLAIMMSGVATVIFLLATRGRVPSYLGCSLSFVGVAAVIRAQGGSSATVTGAVFVVGAALFLVGLAVQKFGARIIHAAMPPIVTGAVVMLIGFNLAPVTASTYWPQDQWTALLVMLFTGLAVVCLRGFWSRVAIFLGLIFGYALSWVLDLTFGKIHSADGSGKVVDHWRLDLSAVGNADWIGLPSFHAPSFEWSAILVALPVVIALVAENAGHVKAVGEMTGDSLDDKLGTAISADGAASMLSTAVGGPPNTTYSENIGVMAATRVYSTAAYWAAACFALLFGLCPKFGAVVAAIPGGVLGGITVILYGMIGLLGAQIWINAKVDLRNPLNLVPAAAGIIIGVGGVSLKITDNFELSGIALGTIVVITGYHVLRAFAPPHLKTQEPLLDSGTSTYDEGEDGPEASAQPRAKS, encoded by the coding sequence ATGGATCTCGGCGTGCGCTGGAGACTGCACGGCGACGGGCGCACCCCCGCGCCCGGAGCCGTCGTCCGTCCCGACGAGCGGCTCTCGTGGCCGCGCACCTTCGGGCTCGGCGCCCAGCACGTGGTCGCCATGTTCGGCGCGTCCTTCGTGGCGCCCGTCCTGATGGGCCTCGACCCGAACCTCGCGATCATGATGTCGGGCGTAGCGACGGTCATCTTCCTGCTCGCCACGCGCGGCCGGGTGCCCAGCTACCTGGGCTGTTCGCTCTCCTTCGTGGGCGTGGCCGCGGTCATCCGCGCGCAGGGCGGCTCATCGGCGACCGTGACGGGCGCGGTCTTCGTGGTCGGCGCCGCGCTCTTCCTGGTGGGCCTCGCCGTCCAGAAGTTCGGGGCGCGGATCATCCACGCCGCTATGCCGCCGATCGTCACCGGCGCCGTCGTCATGCTGATCGGCTTCAACCTGGCGCCGGTCACCGCCTCCACGTACTGGCCGCAGGACCAGTGGACGGCGCTCCTGGTGATGCTGTTCACCGGTTTGGCCGTGGTGTGCCTGCGCGGATTCTGGTCACGCGTCGCGATCTTCCTCGGCCTGATCTTCGGGTACGCCCTGTCCTGGGTCCTCGACCTGACCTTCGGCAAGATCCACTCGGCGGACGGCTCGGGCAAGGTGGTCGACCACTGGCGCCTTGACCTCTCCGCCGTCGGCAACGCCGACTGGATCGGCCTGCCGTCCTTCCACGCGCCCAGCTTCGAGTGGTCGGCGATCCTCGTCGCGCTGCCCGTCGTCATCGCGCTGGTCGCCGAGAACGCCGGGCACGTCAAGGCGGTCGGGGAGATGACCGGCGACTCCCTGGACGACAAGCTCGGCACCGCGATCTCCGCCGACGGCGCCGCCTCCATGCTGTCCACGGCGGTGGGCGGCCCGCCCAACACGACGTACTCCGAGAACATCGGCGTGATGGCCGCGACCCGCGTCTACTCCACGGCCGCGTACTGGGCCGCCGCGTGCTTCGCCCTGCTCTTCGGCCTCTGCCCCAAGTTCGGCGCGGTCGTGGCGGCCATCCCCGGCGGCGTCCTCGGCGGCATCACCGTCATCCTCTACGGCATGATCGGCCTGCTCGGCGCCCAGATCTGGATCAACGCCAAGGTGGATCTGCGCAATCCGCTGAACCTCGTCCCGGCCGCGGCGGGCATCATCATCGGCGTCGGCGGCGTCTCTCTGAAGATCACCGACAATTTCGAGCTGAGCGGCATCGCGCTCGGCACGATCGTCGTCATCACCGGCTACCACGTCCTGCGCGCCTTCGCCCCGCCGCACCTCAAGACGCAGGAACCGCTGCTGGATTCGGGCACGTCCACGTACGACGAGGGCGAGGACGGCCCGGAAGCGAGCGCTCAGCCGCGCGCCAAGTCGTAG
- a CDS encoding glycoside hydrolase family 6 protein, which translates to MVAAASVVAAVGTVTGMVSALDEGGGKEQARPKVTKSPTLEPLPAVPTPSASETSAKPSPAKSSAAPKPKPKPSTQRPKKPSTAAPKANSLYRHGDSQVLDWVRANRGDPRRPLIESRIADRPAAVWFAEYAPGTITSRVRAVTSNAGSRVPVVVPYAIPDRDCGGASQGGAPDLAAYEAWIGKFAAGLGSGEVIVILEPDAIALSECLSAKERTARFASLARAGRTLKDANPKARVYYDAGHSGWNAAVKQAGRLRAAGAASPASSDGVFTNVSNFHRTDDEAAYARKVLSALGGPAGLGAVIDTSRNGNGAPADGEWCDPAGRGLGQSPTLRTGQARVDAYLWIKLPGESDGCKGAPGTFTPGYAYDLARG; encoded by the coding sequence ATGGTCGCCGCGGCCTCGGTCGTGGCCGCCGTCGGCACCGTCACCGGAATGGTGTCCGCCCTGGACGAGGGCGGCGGCAAGGAGCAGGCGCGCCCGAAGGTGACGAAGTCGCCGACGCTCGAACCGCTGCCCGCGGTGCCGACGCCGTCCGCGTCGGAGACATCGGCGAAGCCGTCCCCGGCGAAGTCCTCCGCGGCCCCGAAGCCGAAACCGAAGCCGTCGACGCAGCGCCCGAAGAAGCCGAGCACCGCCGCGCCGAAGGCCAACTCCCTTTACCGTCACGGCGATTCCCAGGTCCTTGACTGGGTCAGGGCGAACCGCGGCGACCCGCGCAGGCCGCTCATCGAGTCACGGATCGCCGACCGCCCCGCCGCCGTCTGGTTCGCGGAGTACGCGCCGGGGACCATCACCTCACGGGTGCGCGCGGTGACGTCGAACGCCGGGAGCAGGGTGCCCGTCGTCGTGCCGTACGCGATACCGGACCGCGACTGCGGGGGCGCGTCGCAGGGCGGGGCGCCGGACCTCGCCGCGTACGAGGCGTGGATCGGGAAGTTCGCCGCGGGCCTCGGCTCCGGCGAGGTCATCGTCATCCTCGAACCGGACGCGATCGCGCTCTCCGAGTGCCTCTCGGCCAAGGAGCGCACCGCACGCTTCGCCTCGCTCGCCCGCGCGGGCCGCACCCTGAAGGACGCCAACCCCAAGGCCAGGGTCTATTACGACGCAGGGCACTCCGGCTGGAACGCCGCGGTCAAGCAGGCCGGTCGGCTGCGTGCGGCGGGCGCGGCCTCGCCCGCGTCGTCCGACGGCGTCTTCACGAACGTCTCGAATTTCCACCGCACCGACGACGAAGCCGCCTACGCCCGCAAGGTCCTGTCCGCACTCGGCGGCCCGGCGGGCCTCGGCGCCGTCATCGACACGAGCCGCAACGGAAACGGCGCCCCGGCCGACGGTGAGTGGTGCGACCCGGCGGGCCGGGGGCTCGGGCAGAGCCCGACGCTGCGCACCGGCCAGGCCCGCGTCGACGCCTATCTGTGGATCAAACTGCCGGGCGAGTCCGACGGCTGCAAGGGCGCGCCCGGGACGTTCACGCCCGGCTACGCCTACGACTTGGCGCGCGGCTGA
- a CDS encoding DUF5995 family protein, protein MAQLERFAEFTGPAHGVDGVVTRMRALGAGFPSGDGVGVFNRVYLSVTEEVGRHVDSGHFPDTGAAITLDVLFAERYLRAVDAVAADRRPPACWRPLFQLRRHPGVRPLQFALAGINAHIGHDLPLAVMDACRTLGCEPADLEDEFDRVGDILVSLEESIREELMPGPDLFQIADPLTHLLGSWSLERARDSAWATALTMRALDELPSVAEEFRERLDGAVGLVGRMLLTPLPD, encoded by the coding sequence ATGGCGCAGTTGGAGCGGTTCGCGGAGTTCACAGGCCCGGCACACGGGGTTGACGGCGTGGTGACGCGGATGCGCGCGCTGGGCGCGGGATTCCCCTCGGGTGACGGGGTCGGGGTCTTCAACCGGGTCTATCTGTCGGTCACCGAAGAGGTCGGCAGGCACGTCGACAGCGGCCATTTTCCGGACACGGGAGCCGCGATCACGCTGGACGTCCTGTTCGCCGAACGCTATCTGCGGGCCGTCGACGCGGTGGCCGCCGACCGCAGGCCGCCCGCCTGCTGGCGCCCGCTGTTCCAGCTCCGGCGCCATCCCGGTGTACGTCCTCTGCAGTTCGCCCTCGCGGGCATCAACGCGCACATCGGGCACGACCTTCCACTGGCCGTCATGGACGCCTGCCGTACGCTCGGCTGCGAACCGGCGGACCTGGAGGACGAGTTCGACCGTGTGGGCGACATCCTCGTATCGCTGGAGGAGAGCATCCGCGAAGAGCTGATGCCGGGCCCCGACCTTTTCCAGATCGCCGACCCGCTCACCCACCTGCTTGGTTCCTGGAGCCTGGAGCGGGCCAGGGACAGCGCATGGGCGACGGCCCTGACCATGCGGGCCCTGGATGAACTGCCCTCCGTCGCCGAGGAGTTCAGGGAGCGCCTGGACGGAGCGGTCGGCCTGGTGGGCCGCATGCTGCTCACGCCCCTGCCGGACTGA
- a CDS encoding LLM class F420-dependent oxidoreductase, translated as MATRLGLSLPQGRQYSIGRDVPAVARAAEEIGYESLWVYERVLFPEPATQGLYGIEGLPWPDTYRSVPDPLITLTLAAAATERARLGTSVLIAPLHVPFQLARSLATLDAASGGRVVAGFGTGWSHDEYAASAVAPFEKRGKVLDELIDVCHAVWGPDPVSYEGELTTIAPSVVGPKPARPIPILLPAGSPRAQRRLVDRADGWMPVGMGAEKLAEQAQELKDLAAERGRTEPVQSVLRANARYTAKAYEGEKRAPFRGNVAQIVEDLEAHASTGAVEEILIELQGSTQDAEELKDLAAEVYEAARAAGI; from the coding sequence ATGGCCACACGACTCGGGCTCAGCCTCCCGCAGGGCCGGCAGTACAGCATCGGACGTGACGTCCCGGCTGTCGCCCGCGCGGCGGAGGAGATCGGTTACGAGAGCCTGTGGGTCTACGAACGCGTCCTGTTCCCCGAGCCCGCGACCCAGGGGCTGTACGGCATCGAGGGCCTGCCCTGGCCGGACACGTACCGCTCGGTGCCCGATCCGCTGATCACGCTGACCCTGGCCGCGGCCGCCACGGAGCGGGCCCGCCTGGGCACCAGCGTCCTGATCGCCCCGCTGCACGTGCCGTTCCAGCTGGCGCGCTCCCTGGCCACGTTGGACGCGGCGAGCGGCGGCCGCGTCGTCGCGGGCTTCGGCACAGGCTGGTCCCACGACGAGTACGCGGCCTCGGCGGTGGCCCCCTTCGAGAAGCGCGGCAAGGTCCTGGACGAGCTGATCGACGTCTGCCACGCGGTGTGGGGCCCGGACCCCGTGTCGTACGAAGGGGAGCTGACCACGATCGCTCCCTCCGTGGTCGGCCCCAAGCCCGCGCGCCCCATCCCGATCCTGCTGCCCGCGGGCAGCCCGCGCGCCCAGCGCAGGCTCGTCGACCGCGCCGACGGCTGGATGCCGGTGGGCATGGGCGCCGAGAAACTGGCCGAGCAGGCCCAGGAGCTGAAGGACCTGGCCGCCGAGCGGGGACGCACGGAACCGGTCCAGAGCGTCCTGCGTGCCAACGCCCGGTACACGGCGAAGGCGTACGAGGGCGAGAAGCGCGCGCCCTTCCGGGGCAACGTCGCGCAGATCGTCGAGGACCTGGAGGCGCACGCCTCGACGGGTGCGGTGGAGGAGATCCTCATCGAGCTGCAGGGGAGCACGCAGGACGCGGAGGAGCTGAAGGATCTGGCGGCGGAGGTGTACGAGGCGGCGAGGGCGGCGGGGATCTAG
- a CDS encoding flavin monoamine oxidase family protein, with amino-acid sequence MTSTVPNAVQHTDAQPPITMFGPDFPYAYDDFLAHPAGLGQIPATEHGTEVAVIGGGLSGIVAAYELMKMGLKPVVYEADQIGGRLRTVGFEGCDGDLTAEMGAMRFPPSSTALQHYIDLVGLKTQPFPNPLAESTPSTVVDLKGESHYATSVDDLPQVYRDVMNAWNSCLEEGADFSDMNRALRERDVPKIREIWSKLVEKLDNQTFYGFLCESEAFKSFRHREIFGQVGFGTGGWDTDFPNSILEILRVVYTEADDHHRGIVGGSQQLPLRMWDREPQKIVHWEPGTSLSSLHEGGVPKPAVTRLDRTAGNRVTVTDASGDIRTFQAAIFTAQSWMLLSKIACDDTLFPIDHWTAMERTHYMESSKLFVPVDRPFWLDKAVDDRGNPTGRDVMSMTLTDRMTRGTYLLDDGPDKPAVICLSYTWCDDSLKWLPLSANERMEVMLKSLGEIYPKVDIRKHIIGNPVTVSWENEPYFMGAFKANLPGHYRYQRRLFTHFMQESLPEDKRGIFLAGDDISWTAGWAEGAVQTALNAVWGVMHHFGGATDATNPGPGDVYDEIAPVELPED; translated from the coding sequence ATGACGTCCACGGTGCCCAACGCCGTCCAGCACACCGACGCGCAGCCGCCGATCACCATGTTCGGTCCGGACTTCCCTTACGCGTACGACGATTTCCTCGCCCACCCGGCGGGCCTCGGCCAGATACCCGCGACCGAGCACGGCACGGAGGTCGCGGTCATCGGCGGCGGCCTGTCCGGCATCGTGGCCGCGTACGAACTGATGAAGATGGGCCTCAAGCCCGTCGTCTACGAGGCCGACCAGATCGGCGGCCGGCTGCGCACCGTCGGCTTCGAGGGCTGCGACGGCGACCTCACCGCCGAGATGGGCGCCATGCGCTTCCCGCCGTCCTCGACGGCGCTCCAGCACTACATCGACCTGGTGGGCCTCAAGACCCAGCCGTTCCCCAACCCCCTCGCGGAGTCGACGCCCTCGACGGTCGTCGACCTCAAGGGCGAGTCCCACTACGCGACGTCCGTCGACGACCTGCCCCAGGTCTACCGCGACGTGATGAACGCCTGGAACTCCTGCCTGGAGGAGGGCGCCGACTTCTCCGACATGAACCGCGCCCTGCGCGAGCGCGACGTACCGAAGATCCGCGAGATCTGGTCCAAGCTCGTCGAGAAGCTCGACAACCAGACCTTCTACGGCTTCCTCTGCGAGTCCGAGGCCTTCAAGTCCTTCCGGCACCGCGAGATCTTCGGCCAGGTCGGCTTCGGCACGGGCGGCTGGGACACCGACTTCCCGAACTCCATCCTGGAGATCCTGCGCGTCGTCTACACCGAGGCCGACGACCACCACCGCGGCATCGTCGGCGGCAGCCAGCAGTTGCCCCTTCGCATGTGGGACCGCGAGCCGCAGAAGATCGTGCACTGGGAGCCCGGCACGTCCCTGAGCTCGCTGCACGAGGGCGGTGTGCCGAAGCCCGCCGTGACCCGTCTGGACCGCACCGCGGGCAACCGCGTCACCGTCACCGACGCCTCGGGCGACATCCGCACCTTCCAGGCGGCGATCTTCACCGCCCAGTCCTGGATGCTGCTCTCGAAGATCGCGTGCGACGACACGCTCTTCCCCATCGATCACTGGACGGCGATGGAGCGGACCCACTACATGGAGTCCTCGAAGCTCTTCGTGCCGGTCGACCGGCCGTTCTGGCTGGACAAGGCCGTCGACGACAGGGGGAACCCGACCGGCCGGGACGTCATGTCGATGACGCTCACCGACCGGATGACGCGCGGCACGTACCTGCTCGACGACGGCCCGGACAAGCCCGCCGTCATCTGTCTCTCCTACACCTGGTGCGACGACAGCCTGAAGTGGCTGCCCCTGTCGGCGAACGAGCGCATGGAGGTCATGCTCAAGTCGCTCGGCGAGATCTATCCCAAGGTCGACATCCGCAAGCACATCATCGGCAACCCGGTGACGGTGTCGTGGGAGAACGAGCCGTACTTCATGGGCGCCTTCAAGGCGAACCTGCCCGGCCACTACCGCTACCAGCGGCGCCTGTTCACGCACTTCATGCAGGAGTCGCTGCCCGAGGACAAGCGGGGCATCTTCCTCGCCGGGGATGACATCTCCTGGACGGCGGGGTGGGCCGAGGGTGCGGTGCAGACCGCGCTGAACGCGGTGTGGGGGGTTATGCACCACTTCGGGGGTGCGACCGACGCCACCAACCCCGGGCCCGGGGATGTGTACGACGAGATTGCTCCCGTGGAGCTGCCTGAGGACTGA
- a CDS encoding carbon-nitrogen hydrolase family protein produces the protein MRTALLQSSGQLGSVAENLKALDDAAGRASAAGAGLLAAPELYLTGYAIGDDVPRLAEAADGASAAAIAETAVRHGVAIAYGYPERDGEQVFNSVQLIGPDGSRLANYRKTHLFGCFERDHFTPGEQAVVQAELGGLRIGLMICYDVEFPENVRAHALAGTDLLLVPTAQMHPFQFVAESVVPVRAFENQMYVAYVNRVGKEGEFEFVGLSTLAGPDGVARTRAGREEQLVFADADPAFLAASREANPYLRDRRPGLYASLI, from the coding sequence CTGCGCACCGCCCTGCTCCAGAGTTCCGGGCAGCTCGGATCCGTCGCCGAGAACCTCAAGGCGCTCGACGACGCCGCGGGCCGTGCCTCGGCGGCGGGGGCCGGGCTGCTTGCGGCGCCCGAGCTGTACCTCACCGGGTACGCCATCGGCGACGACGTGCCGCGTCTGGCCGAGGCCGCCGACGGGGCGTCGGCCGCCGCGATCGCCGAGACCGCCGTACGCCACGGCGTCGCGATCGCCTACGGCTACCCGGAACGGGACGGGGAGCAGGTCTTCAACTCCGTCCAGCTGATCGGCCCCGACGGCTCGCGCCTCGCGAACTACCGCAAGACCCACCTCTTCGGCTGCTTCGAGCGCGACCACTTCACCCCCGGTGAACAGGCCGTCGTACAGGCGGAGTTGGGCGGCCTGCGGATCGGCCTGATGATCTGCTACGACGTGGAGTTCCCGGAGAACGTCCGCGCGCACGCCCTCGCGGGCACCGACCTGCTGCTCGTGCCCACGGCCCAGATGCACCCCTTCCAGTTCGTCGCCGAGTCGGTCGTGCCGGTGCGGGCCTTCGAGAACCAGATGTACGTCGCGTACGTCAACCGGGTCGGCAAGGAAGGGGAGTTCGAGTTCGTCGGCCTCTCCACGCTGGCAGGACCTGACGGAGTCGCGCGCACCCGCGCCGGACGGGAGGAGCAGCTGGTGTTCGCCGACGCCGACCCGGCCTTCCTCGCCGCGTCGCGCGAGGCCAACCCCTACCTGCGCGACCGCCGCCCGGGTCTGTACGCGTCCTTGATCTGA
- a CDS encoding Repetin, with translation MSRNASTRIADSRPTSTRGRVIAVGTALLLSVGAVGAAVASDDGGTREATSKTQAREAAALTGSAKLYRKTTEDVTFTFDAHLARRDTMRPDKATGTFRFVHLDKPGGKGGWAKGRIDCLMTGGKVATATGVITDTNLKEIKGGRVGFTVHDQGRHDRVGYSWASVGRPDGTKKLPKCTSAAPFEKVKQGTGDFNVKPWHPTYPTD, from the coding sequence GTGAGCCGCAACGCAAGCACCCGGATCGCTGACAGCCGCCCGACCAGCACCCGCGGCAGGGTGATCGCCGTAGGGACCGCCCTGCTGCTCTCCGTGGGGGCGGTGGGAGCGGCCGTCGCGTCGGACGACGGCGGGACCCGCGAGGCCACCTCGAAGACCCAGGCCCGGGAGGCCGCCGCCCTCACCGGCAGCGCGAAGCTGTACCGCAAGACCACGGAGGACGTGACGTTCACCTTCGACGCCCATCTCGCGCGGCGCGACACCATGCGCCCGGACAAGGCGACCGGCACCTTCCGCTTCGTCCACCTCGACAAGCCGGGTGGCAAGGGCGGCTGGGCGAAGGGCCGTATCGACTGCCTGATGACGGGCGGCAAGGTCGCCACGGCGACCGGCGTGATCACGGACACCAATCTCAAGGAGATCAAGGGCGGCCGCGTCGGCTTCACGGTCCACGACCAGGGCAGGCACGACCGCGTGGGCTACAGCTGGGCCTCGGTCGGCCGCCCCGACGGGACCAAGAAGCTGCCCAAGTGCACGAGCGCGGCCCCTTTCGAGAAGGTCAAGCAGGGCACAGGCGACTTCAACGTCAAGCCCTGGCACCCCACGTACCCGACCGACTGA
- a CDS encoding Repetin: protein MNRRSTLIRVVAAGAVLLALAGAVGPATASDAAPRPGREAAALTGTAKLDRPAGDEATITFDAHLDAAGQNDPRTAYGTIKFSHYMENPEFGGSAEARVDCLLTGGKVATVSAVVTKADGGLKGAIGKRVGMTVHDQGKQDRFGYSWAMVGIPNDLPDDMPKCVSAAPFDKTAPGSGDLRVRPMERRP from the coding sequence ATGAACCGCCGCTCCACCCTCATCCGAGTCGTCGCCGCAGGTGCCGTGCTCCTCGCACTCGCCGGAGCCGTGGGCCCCGCGACCGCGTCGGACGCCGCCCCGCGCCCCGGCCGCGAGGCCGCGGCCCTGACCGGAACCGCCAAGCTGGACCGGCCGGCAGGGGACGAAGCCACCATCACCTTCGACGCCCATCTGGACGCCGCGGGCCAGAACGACCCCAGGACCGCGTACGGCACCATCAAGTTCAGCCACTACATGGAGAACCCCGAGTTCGGCGGCTCCGCCGAGGCGCGCGTGGACTGCCTGCTGACCGGCGGGAAGGTCGCCACGGTGTCGGCGGTCGTCACGAAGGCGGACGGCGGCCTCAAGGGGGCGATCGGCAAGCGCGTCGGGATGACGGTCCACGACCAGGGCAAGCAGGACCGCTTCGGGTACAGCTGGGCCATGGTCGGCATCCCGAACGACCTGCCGGACGACATGCCCAAGTGCGTGAGCGCGGCCCCGTTCGACAAGACCGCGCCCGGCAGCGGCGACCTCCGCGTACGCCCGATGGAGCGTCGCCCGTAA
- a CDS encoding AsnC family transcriptional regulator, with protein sequence MRLNDLDERIVHALAEDARRSYADIGQLVGLSAPAVKRRVDRLRETGAITGFTVRVDPAALGWETEGFIEIYCRRNTSPEAIRRGLERYPEIASASTVTGEADAVVQVFAADMRHFERVLERIAGEHFVERTKSVLVLSPLMRRFSSGAPA encoded by the coding sequence GTGCGACTGAACGATCTCGACGAACGCATCGTGCACGCCCTCGCCGAGGACGCCCGCCGCTCCTACGCCGACATCGGCCAGCTGGTCGGGCTCTCCGCGCCCGCCGTGAAGCGGCGCGTGGACCGGCTCCGGGAGACCGGCGCCATCACGGGATTCACCGTGCGGGTCGACCCGGCCGCGCTCGGCTGGGAGACCGAGGGGTTCATCGAGATCTACTGCCGTCGCAACACCTCGCCCGAGGCCATTCGCCGTGGCCTCGAGCGGTATCCGGAGATCGCGTCCGCCTCCACCGTCACCGGGGAGGCGGACGCCGTCGTCCAGGTCTTCGCCGCCGACATGCGGCATTTCGAGCGGGTGCTCGAACGCATCGCGGGCGAGCACTTCGTGGAGCGGACGAAGTCCGTGCTGGTGCTCTCACCCTTGATGCGGAGGTTTTCTTCCGGGGCGCCTGCGTAG
- a CDS encoding amino acid transporter — protein sequence MLDQGAPPQNRPSPPGATGFGARLMRRKPVELLVAEGGQGEGGSLRRSLGMWQLTMISIGATLGTGIFVVLGESVPKAGPAVTISFVIAGLTALFSALSYAELAGSIPVAGSSYSYAYATMGELVAWVCGWCLVLEYGVSVAAVAVGWGEYLNELLDGTIGVTIPDALSAAPGEVDGAIINLPGLIVVLLAMVFLLGGAKESATANTIMVIVKIAALILFCTIGFMGFKSGNYSDFMPLGTAGVSAAAASLFFSYIGFDAASTAGEEAKNPQRDLPRAIMLSLIIVTALYVLVAAVAVGAWNWKDFEGSEATLAAIMNDVSGQNFWGTLLAAGAVISIASVVLTVLYGQTRVLFAMSRDGLVPKAFGKVSKKTGTPRVNTVIVSLFCAALASVIPLGKLVDATSIGTLFAFGLVNIAVIVLRRTRPDMPRTFRVPLGWLFPVLGFGFCAYNMFSLDSITWTVFGVWMAVGLVFYFLYGMSRSRLASAEK from the coding sequence GTGCTCGACCAAGGCGCACCCCCGCAGAACCGCCCAAGCCCCCCGGGGGCCACCGGGTTCGGAGCCCGCTTGATGCGGCGCAAGCCGGTGGAACTCCTGGTCGCGGAGGGCGGCCAGGGTGAGGGCGGCTCGCTGCGGCGCTCCCTCGGCATGTGGCAGCTGACCATGATCAGCATCGGCGCCACGCTCGGCACCGGCATCTTCGTCGTCCTCGGCGAGAGCGTCCCCAAGGCCGGGCCCGCCGTCACCATCTCCTTCGTGATCGCCGGCCTCACCGCGCTCTTCTCCGCGCTGTCGTACGCCGAGCTCGCCGGCTCCATACCGGTCGCGGGCTCCTCCTACTCGTACGCGTACGCAACGATGGGTGAACTCGTCGCCTGGGTCTGCGGCTGGTGCCTCGTCCTGGAGTACGGAGTCTCGGTCGCGGCCGTCGCCGTCGGCTGGGGCGAGTACCTCAACGAACTGCTCGACGGGACCATCGGCGTCACGATCCCGGACGCCCTCTCGGCGGCTCCCGGCGAGGTCGACGGCGCCATCATCAACCTGCCCGGCCTGATCGTCGTGCTGCTCGCCATGGTGTTCCTGCTCGGCGGCGCCAAGGAGTCGGCGACGGCCAACACGATCATGGTCATCGTGAAGATCGCCGCGCTGATCCTCTTCTGCACCATCGGCTTCATGGGTTTCAAGTCCGGCAACTACTCCGACTTCATGCCGCTCGGCACGGCCGGCGTCAGCGCCGCCGCCGCGAGCCTCTTCTTCTCGTACATCGGCTTCGACGCCGCCTCCACCGCCGGTGAGGAAGCGAAGAACCCGCAGCGCGACCTGCCCCGCGCGATCATGCTCTCGCTGATCATCGTCACGGCCCTCTACGTCCTCGTCGCGGCCGTCGCCGTCGGCGCCTGGAACTGGAAGGACTTCGAGGGTTCCGAGGCCACGCTCGCCGCGATCATGAACGACGTCAGCGGCCAGAACTTCTGGGGCACGCTGCTCGCCGCCGGCGCCGTCATCTCCATCGCGTCCGTCGTCCTGACCGTCCTCTACGGCCAGACCCGCGTCCTGTTCGCGATGTCCCGCGACGGCCTGGTGCCGAAGGCCTTCGGCAAGGTCAGCAAGAAGACCGGCACGCCCCGCGTGAACACCGTCATCGTGTCGCTGTTCTGCGCCGCGCTCGCCTCGGTCATCCCGCTCGGCAAGCTCGTCGACGCCACCAGCATCGGTACGCTCTTCGCCTTCGGCCTGGTCAACATCGCCGTGATCGTCCTTCGCCGGACCCGCCCGGACATGCCGCGCACCTTCCGCGTGCCGCTGGGCTGGCTCTTCCCGGTCCTCGGCTTCGGCTTCTGCGCGTACAACATGTTCAGCCTCGACTCCATCACCTGGACGGTCTTCGGTGTCTGGATGGCCGTCGGCCTCGTGTTCTACTTCCTGTACGGCATGAGCCGCTCCCGATTGGCCTCCGCAGAGAAGTGA